A genomic window from Silene latifolia isolate original U9 population chromosome 11, ASM4854445v1, whole genome shotgun sequence includes:
- the LOC141613728 gene encoding protein FAR1-RELATED SEQUENCE 5-like: protein MSTSDATTSSSTNNSFKTPRTRIETLNALQDIPFCPEEKKPKVGQVFETLESAELFYKEYCTICGFTPRLATTKRIKGNELPNSFALRNVVCNRQGVKESRKRKRTDTDTDTAENDAESGVTDISRVRPITRIDCRALVQFKYQENGTYIVTRFDEAHNHPLASPESTIFLKGNRKMTEVQKQFVTKVKVLKLGGVKAYRGWKELCGGYNNIGATEVDFKNFVRDIKTYIGNFDAQMFVENLIGRKDTCSSFYFDFIVDENKCLAECFGRIRSA from the coding sequence atgagtacaagtgatgcaactacgtCTTCTTCTACAAATAACAGCTTTAAAACACCAAGGACAAGAATTGAAACATTAAATGCACTCCAAGACATTCCATTCTGTCCAGAGGAAAAAAAACCTAAAGTAGGACAAGTATTTGAAACGCTAGAATCAGCAGAGTTATTCTACAAAGAATATTGTACAATCTGTGGGTTTACGCCAAGGCTTGCAACAACAAAAAGGATTAAAGGCAATGAGTTaccaaacagttttgcattaaggaatGTTGTCTGCAATAGGCAAGGTGTAAAGGAAAGTAGGAAAAGGAAGAGGACTGATACTGATACCGATACTGCTGAGAATGATGCAGAATCTGGTGTGACAGACATAAGCCGTGTGAGGCCGATTACAAGAATTGACTGTCGTGCATTAGTGCAGTTTAAATACCAAGAAAATGGAACTTATATTGTTACCAGATTCGATGAAGCGCATAACCATCCACTTGCTTCGCCTGAATCTACAATATTCTTGAAAGGAAACCGAAAAATGACAGAGGTACAGAAGCAATTTGTCACAAAGGTAAAGGTGCTAAAACTAGGTGGTGTGAAAGCCTATAGAGGTTGGAAGGAGCTGTGTGGAGGTTACAACAACATTGGGGCTACTGAGGTTGATTTCAAAAACTTTGTCAGGGACATAAAAACCTACATTGGTAATTTTGATGCACAAATGTTTGTTGAAAATCTTATAGGGAGAAAAGACACATGCagttcattttactttgattttatagTAGATGAAAACAAGTGCCTGGCCGAGTGTTTTGGGCGGATCCGATCTGCATAA